In one Cyclopterus lumpus isolate fCycLum1 chromosome 22, fCycLum1.pri, whole genome shotgun sequence genomic region, the following are encoded:
- the pax1a gene encoding paired box protein Pax-1a isoform X1, translated as MEQNYGEVNQLGGVFVNGRPLPNAIRLRIVELAQLGIRPCDISRQLRVSHGCVSKILARYNETGSILPGAIGGSKPRVTTPNVVKNIREYKQGDPGIFAWEIRDRLLADGVCDKYNVPSVSSISRILRNKIGNLSQPNQYESSKQASAQAGLSYNHMYPYSYPNMSPTGTKMGNPPGVPMTAGHMSISRAWPSAHTVSNILGIRAFMDPAAIAGMDGYPPKMEEWSSVNRAAFPAAHTVNGIDKSAIDADIKYAQPSSTLSSYVSACAYSPTNQYGVYSGPAGGYVAPGHHHWQPQSPVLSHPGGGMTGMHAGEIHSPMTFKHQAREGDRKPANPLSKQQHQQQQQQQQHGDLNSVHGLSLPTSSS; from the exons ATGG AGCAAAACTATGGAGAGGTGAACCAGTTAGGCGGCGTGTTCGTCAATGGGCGACCGCTGCCCAACGCCATACGGCTGAGAATAGTGGAGCTGGCTCAGCTCGGGATCAGACCCTGCGACATCAGCCGGCAACTCCGAGTCTCGCACGGCTGCGTGAGCAAGATTTTGGCGAGGTACAACGAGACGGGCTCCATCTTACCCGGAGCCATCGGTGGGAGCAAACCACGGGTCACGACGCCTAACGTGGTGAAAAACATTAGGGAATACAAACAAGGCGACCCTGGGATCTTTGCCTGGGAGATCCGGGACAGGCTTTTGGCAGATGGAGTTTGTGACAAGTACAACGTCCCGTCGGTGAGCTCGATCAGCAGGATTTTACGCAACAAGATTGGAAATCTCTCCCAGCCCAACCAGTATGAGAGCAGTAAGCAAGCCTCCGCGCAGGCCGGGCTCTCCTACAACCACATGTACCCCTATTCCTACCCCAACATGTCGCCCACTGGCACTAAAATGGGCAACCCTCCTGGAGTACCGATGACGGCTGGACATATGAGCATATCCAGGGCCTGGCCCTCTGCACACACCGTCAGCAACATCCTCGGTATACGAGCCTTTATGGATCCCGCAG CCATTGCTGGGATGGACGGATATCCACCAAAAATGGAAGAGTGGAGTAGCGTCAACAGGGCAGCTTTCCCCGCGGCACACACGGTCAACGGGATCGACAAATCAGCAATTGACGCAGACATAAAATACGCTCAG CCCTCCTCGACACTGTCCAGTTATGTCTCGGCGTGTGCTTACTCTCCCACCAACCAGTACGGGGTGTACAGTGGGCCAGCAGGCGGCTACGTGGCCCCAGGCCACCACCACTGGCAGCCGCAGAGCCCGGTCCTGTCCCATCCAGGCGGCGGGATGACCGGTATGCACGCAGGGGAGATCCACTCGCCGATGACCTTCAAACATCAGGCACGAGAGG GAGACAGAAAACCGGCCAATCCCCTGAGcaagcagcagcatcagcagcagcagcagcagcagcagcatggagACTTGAACAGTGTGCATGGACTCAGTCTCCCTACGTCATCATCATAA
- the pax1a gene encoding paired box protein Pax-1a isoform X2: MEQNYGEVNQLGGVFVNGRPLPNAIRLRIVELAQLGIRPCDISRQLRVSHGCVSKILARYNETGSILPGAIGGSKPRVTTPNVVKNIREYKQGDPGIFAWEIRDRLLADGVCDKYNVPSVSSISRILRNKIGNLSQPNQYESSKQASAQAGLSYNHMYPYSYPNMSPTGTKMGNPPGVPMTAGHMSISRAWPSAHTVSNILGIRAFMDPAAIAGMDGYPPKMEEWSSVNRAAFPAAHTVNGIDKSAIDADIKYAQPSSTLSSYVSACAYSPTNQYGVYSGPAGGYVAPGHHHWQPQSPVLSHPGGGMTGMHAGEIHSPMTFKHQETENRPIP; this comes from the exons ATGG AGCAAAACTATGGAGAGGTGAACCAGTTAGGCGGCGTGTTCGTCAATGGGCGACCGCTGCCCAACGCCATACGGCTGAGAATAGTGGAGCTGGCTCAGCTCGGGATCAGACCCTGCGACATCAGCCGGCAACTCCGAGTCTCGCACGGCTGCGTGAGCAAGATTTTGGCGAGGTACAACGAGACGGGCTCCATCTTACCCGGAGCCATCGGTGGGAGCAAACCACGGGTCACGACGCCTAACGTGGTGAAAAACATTAGGGAATACAAACAAGGCGACCCTGGGATCTTTGCCTGGGAGATCCGGGACAGGCTTTTGGCAGATGGAGTTTGTGACAAGTACAACGTCCCGTCGGTGAGCTCGATCAGCAGGATTTTACGCAACAAGATTGGAAATCTCTCCCAGCCCAACCAGTATGAGAGCAGTAAGCAAGCCTCCGCGCAGGCCGGGCTCTCCTACAACCACATGTACCCCTATTCCTACCCCAACATGTCGCCCACTGGCACTAAAATGGGCAACCCTCCTGGAGTACCGATGACGGCTGGACATATGAGCATATCCAGGGCCTGGCCCTCTGCACACACCGTCAGCAACATCCTCGGTATACGAGCCTTTATGGATCCCGCAG CCATTGCTGGGATGGACGGATATCCACCAAAAATGGAAGAGTGGAGTAGCGTCAACAGGGCAGCTTTCCCCGCGGCACACACGGTCAACGGGATCGACAAATCAGCAATTGACGCAGACATAAAATACGCTCAG CCCTCCTCGACACTGTCCAGTTATGTCTCGGCGTGTGCTTACTCTCCCACCAACCAGTACGGGGTGTACAGTGGGCCAGCAGGCGGCTACGTGGCCCCAGGCCACCACCACTGGCAGCCGCAGAGCCCGGTCCTGTCCCATCCAGGCGGCGGGATGACCGGTATGCACGCAGGGGAGATCCACTCGCCGATGACCTTCAAACATCAG GAGACAGAAAACCGGCCAATCCCCTGA